The Microbacterium forte sequence ATCACGCCGGTCTCCCCCGGTGACACGATCCGCGTCGAGCTCACCGCCAAGCAGATCACCCCCCGCGAGACCGATGACTACGGCGAGGTGCGCTGGGATGCGGTGATCCGCAACCAGGCCGACGAGCTCGTCGCGACCTACGACGTGCTCACGCTGGTCAGCAAGGAGTCCACCTCCGAGGTCGCGGCAGCATGAGGGCCATGATGCAGCGCGATGCCGCGTCGGCGATGCTCGGCATGACCGTCGAGCTCGACGAGCCCGGCGAGGCCGTGGTGTCGATGACGGTGCGCGACGACATGCTGAACGGCTTCGCGATCACGCACGGCGGCCTGGTGTTCACTCTCGCCGACACGGCTTTCGCGATCGCCTGCAACGAGGACGAGCGCGTCACGGTCGCGGGCGGCGCGGACATCACCTTCCTGAAGTCGACGACCTCCGGGCAGCGGCTCACGGCACGTGCGAGTCGCCGCGTCGTCAGCGGTCGCAACGGCATCTACGACGTCACGGTGACCGATGAGTCCGGCGACGTCGTCGCCGAGGTGCGCGGCCGCTCGCTCACCACGAACCGATCGCACCCGGGCTGACCGGCACACCTGACATGGCCCTGCCCGCGACGAAGGAGTCGACGATGACCCACACCCGTGCCGAGATCGGCACCGAGATCGAGCTGCACTCCGCCAGTGCACTGGCCCAGCTGCAGCTGCAGCGCCTGCAGTGGACTGTGCGCCACGCCTACGAGAACGTGCCGACGTACCGTCGCAAGTTCGACGAGCACGGTGTCCACCCCGACGAGATCCGCACCCTCGACGACGTGCAGAGGCTGCCGTTCACCACCAAAGCCGACCTGCGAGAGAGCTACCCGTTCGGGATGTTCGCCGTGCCGATGGCCGACGTGCGCCGCATCCACGCGTCGTCCGGCACGACCGGGCGGCCGACCGTCGTCGGCTACACCGAGGGCGACCTCGACAGGTGGGGCGACCTGATCGCGAGGTCGCTGCACGCCGCGGGGATCCGCGCCGGCATGAAGGTGCACAACGCCTACGGATACGGGCTGTTCACCGGTGGACTCGGGGCGCATGCCGGCATCGAACGTCTCGGCGCCACGGTGATACCCGTCTCCGGTGGTCAGACCGCGCGCCAGGTGCAGCTGATCGCCGACTTCGAGCCGGACGCCATCCTCTGCACGCCGAGCTACCTGCTCACGATCGCCGATGCGATGGAGGCGGCAGGCGTCGACCCGACGCGGACCTCGTTGCGGGTGGCCGTGCTCGGAGCCGAGCCGTGGACCAACGAGATGCGCCGCGAAATCGAGAAGCGACTGAACATCGACGCCGTCGACATCTACGGGCTCAGCGAGGTCATGGGGCCGGGCGTCGCAAGCGAGAGCGTGCTCACCAAAGACGGCCCGCACATCTGGGAAGACCACTTCCTTCCGGAGATCATCGATGGCGACACCGGCGACCGCCTGCCGGACGGCGAACTGGGCGAACTGGTCTTCACCTCGCTCACCAAAGAGGCCTTCCCGGTGATCCGCTACCGCACACGGGATCTGACCCGCCTGCTGCCCGGAACGACGTATCCCGCCCTGCGGCGGATCGAGAAGATCACCGGGCGCAATGACGACATGATCATCCTGCGCGGAGTGAACCTCTTCCCCACACAGATCGAAGAGCTCGTGATGGGCATCGAGACCCTGACGCCGCACTTCGTGCTGGAGCTGCACCGTGCGGGCCAGCTCGACACCATGACGGTGCGCATCGAGCGGCACCCGTCGTTGAGCATCGAGGAGTGCGACGCCGCCGCTGCAGTGCTCACGCATCGCATCAAGGTGCACATCGGCACCAGCGTCGACGTCAAGGTCGAGGAGCCCGGCGCTCTGCCGCGCAGCGAAGGCAAGTACAAGCGCGTGTACGACCTGCGCTGAAGTCTTCCCATCGGAATGGATCGCCGACCTCAGCCGCGAAGCGCGAGCACGAACGGAAGCACGTCTGTGGCGCCGGCCTGGCGCAGTGTGCGGGCGGCGACCGTCAGAGTCCACCGGCTGTCGGCCAGGTCGTCGACGAGGAGAACCGGCCCCTCGGGGATGTCGAGGCCCTGCGCGCTGAACCTGTCCCACAGACCTGCGAGACGGAACACGCTGTTGCCTCCGGGTTGACCGCTCGGGCCGCCATCGACCGGGTCGAGCGCACCGAGGTACGGCAGCCGACCGATGTCGGCGATCCCTCGGGCAAGGGAGTCGACGAGCAGCGGATGCGACCGTGAAGGCATCGCGACCACCGCGACAGGGCGCTCTGTCCAGCCCCAGTCTGCGAGCACTCGCACGCAGCCGCCGAGCACCTGGGGCGTCACGGCGGCATCGGGCGCTCCGGCGGCGAACAGCTCGCGCAGGGTGCCGCCCCAGCCGAGGTCGGTGAGCCGGGCGAGCGCCCTCCCCTCTCCCGCCTGCTCACCCGGCGCGATGCGCCCCTTGACGGGCACGTCGAGCTTGTCGGCGCCGGTCGGCCAGGCCCGGCGCGGCTCGACGGGAACGCCCACTCGGTCGAGCGACTCCGCAGCCTGAGTCGTCGCCGATTCGCCGATCTCGCTCGGGAACCAGATGCCGGCGCAGTTGTCGCATCTGCCGCAGGGCGCTGCCGTGTCGTCGTCGAGCGAGCGCTGGAGGAACTCCATGCGGCATCCGTCGGTCTGCTCGTAGTCGATCATGTGCTGCTGCTCGGCTCGGCGCTCGCCCGCGATCCGCTCGTAACGCTCGGCGTCGTAGCTCCAGGGCTCGCCCGTGGCGACCCACCCGCCCTGCACACGTCGCACCGCGCCGTCGACATCGAGCACCTTGAGCAGCAGCTCGAGAGGTGTGCGGCGGATGTCGACCATCGCCTCGAGCGCCGGCGTCGAGATCGGCTGATCGCCGAGCGCAGCGATCACCCTCTCGGCGCGCTCACGGTCGGGCATCGACGCGGTGGCGAAGTAGTGCCAGATATCGCGGTCTTCGACGCCCGGCAGCAGGAGCACGTCTGCGCTCTCGCTCGCGCGCCCGGCGCGACCGACCTGCTGGTAGTACGCGACCGGCGACGACGGCGCACCGAGGTGCAGCACGAATCCGAGGTCGGGTTTGTCGAAGCCCATGCCGAGTGCGCTCGTCGCGACGAGGGCCTTGACCTCGTTGCGCTTCAGCATCCCTTCTGACTCCGTGCGCTCGTCGGTGTCTGTCTGCCCCGTGTACGCACGCACGTCGTGGCCGTGGTCGCGCAGCAGCCGAGCGGTGTCGACCGCTGCAGCGACGGTGAGCGTGTAGATGATGCCCGAGCCGGGCAGGTCGTCGATGTGGCTCAGCAGCCAGGCGAGCCGGCTCGCCGAGGTCGGCAGACGCAGCACCCCGAGCCGCAGCGAGGTGCGGGCGAGCGGGCCACGGATCGTGAGCACCTCGGAGGCCCCGTCGCCCGATGAGCCTCCCGTGCCGAGCTGCTCGGCGACGTCGGCCACGACCCTGCTGTTGGCGGTCGCCGTGGTCGCGAGCACCGGAACCTCTGGCGGCATCTGCTCGATGAGATCGCGCAACCGACGATAGTCGGGGCGGAAGTCGTGCCCCCAGTCGCTGATGCAGTGCGCCTCGTCGACCACCAGCATGCCGATCCGTCGCACGAGCGCCGGCAGCTGCTGCTCGCGGAACGCCGGGTTGTTGAGTCGCTCGGGAGAGACGAGCAGCACGTCGACCTCGTCTCGGTCGAGCTGCTGCATCACCTCCGACCATTCGTGCGCGTTGGTGGAATTGATCGCCACGGCTCGGACGCCTGCGCGCTCGGCGGCGGCGATCTGGTCGCGCATGAGAGCCAGCAGCGGCGAGACGAGCACGGTCGGTCCCGCCCCCTGCCGACGCAGCAGCAGCGTCGCGACGAAGTACACCGCCGATTTGCCCCAGCCGGTGCGCTGCACGACG is a genomic window containing:
- the paaI gene encoding hydroxyphenylacetyl-CoA thioesterase PaaI, coding for MMQRDAASAMLGMTVELDEPGEAVVSMTVRDDMLNGFAITHGGLVFTLADTAFAIACNEDERVTVAGGADITFLKSTTSGQRLTARASRRVVSGRNGIYDVTVTDESGDVVAEVRGRSLTTNRSHPG
- the paaK gene encoding phenylacetate--CoA ligase PaaK, encoding MTHTRAEIGTEIELHSASALAQLQLQRLQWTVRHAYENVPTYRRKFDEHGVHPDEIRTLDDVQRLPFTTKADLRESYPFGMFAVPMADVRRIHASSGTTGRPTVVGYTEGDLDRWGDLIARSLHAAGIRAGMKVHNAYGYGLFTGGLGAHAGIERLGATVIPVSGGQTARQVQLIADFEPDAILCTPSYLLTIADAMEAAGVDPTRTSLRVAVLGAEPWTNEMRREIEKRLNIDAVDIYGLSEVMGPGVASESVLTKDGPHIWEDHFLPEIIDGDTGDRLPDGELGELVFTSLTKEAFPVIRYRTRDLTRLLPGTTYPALRRIEKITGRNDDMIILRGVNLFPTQIEELVMGIETLTPHFVLELHRAGQLDTMTVRIERHPSLSIEECDAAAAVLTHRIKVHIGTSVDVKVEEPGALPRSEGKYKRVYDLR
- a CDS encoding RecQ family ATP-dependent DNA helicase → MTSPSAVDTRTAALAALRELVGRPDADFHDGQYEAIEALVEGRRRALVVQRTGWGKSAVYFVATLLLRRQGAGPTVLVSPLLALMRDQIAAAERAGVRAVAINSTNAHEWSEVMQQLDRDEVDVLLVSPERLNNPAFREQQLPALVRRIGMLVVDEAHCISDWGHDFRPDYRRLRDLIEQMPPEVPVLATTATANSRVVADVAEQLGTGGSSGDGASEVLTIRGPLARTSLRLGVLRLPTSASRLAWLLSHIDDLPGSGIIYTLTVAAAVDTARLLRDHGHDVRAYTGQTDTDERTESEGMLKRNEVKALVATSALGMGFDKPDLGFVLHLGAPSSPVAYYQQVGRAGRASESADVLLLPGVEDRDIWHYFATASMPDRERAERVIAALGDQPISTPALEAMVDIRRTPLELLLKVLDVDGAVRRVQGGWVATGEPWSYDAERYERIAGERRAEQQHMIDYEQTDGCRMEFLQRSLDDDTAAPCGRCDNCAGIWFPSEIGESATTQAAESLDRVGVPVEPRRAWPTGADKLDVPVKGRIAPGEQAGEGRALARLTDLGWGGTLRELFAAGAPDAAVTPQVLGGCVRVLADWGWTERPVAVVAMPSRSHPLLVDSLARGIADIGRLPYLGALDPVDGGPSGQPGGNSVFRLAGLWDRFSAQGLDIPEGPVLLVDDLADSRWTLTVAARTLRQAGATDVLPFVLALRG